GAAGATTGGTTACGTGCAAAAGGTCTTAACTCAGGTAAGTTACTAAATTACTTTTATATCATCTTCAATTCATtacattaaaatattaaaaaaaaaaaaaaactgatttATTTTGCAACTATTTTggtattgattttttttgtttggagGTTCATCAAAATTCTTTGGCTATGGGGAATTGTCTGTTGACgacgatgaagaagaagaagaagatgatgagtGTCTTAGTGTTGAGTAATAATGATTAGGTAAGTTAGTAATTTTATTCTTTTTGTATTAATCATTTTATTTTCTGGTTTAAATCTCTATACTCTAATAAAGTAGTAGGATAATTTCAATcttacttttgtttttgttgtagGTGACGAAAGTTCTTGAGAAACACAATGCTGATGCTTGAATTCAATGTTGGATGGATGATCTTGTTGCTTAAAAACCATGTCTTATCTTCCTCTATGGATGTTTCCTTCTTGTTCAGAAATTTGCACGCTGATTATGGAACGATACTGGATGTAATTTGTGTCTTTGAAGTTGGATAATTTAGCTTTGTAATTTAACTAATTTCTATGGGGCTTGGTGCCTCTTTCAGTATGTTGTTAGAGTtctaaatttgttaaaattaaaaattctagCTGCAAATTTGAAGCAGGTACAATCACGTCAATTTATGTTAAAGCAGGTAGTAATTTTTAACTCAAATTTGAAGCAGGTACAAGCAGGTAGTAATTTGAGTTAAAAATTACCTTTTTTGTTCTATGATAACTTTAGATTGATAATTTATGTTTTATGCTTTAAAAGCCCGTTAGCCCGCGAGCCGCCCGCTCTTATATAAAGGGCGGGTAAGGGAAATCAACATCATACTTAGCGGACGGGTAAGGGCAACATTTTTAGACCCGTTGGACAGATTTTTGGGGAAGTGGCCCGTCCATTACCCGTCCAAACCCGCAAATGATCAGCTCTATTGTATTTTAGGTTATTGGCTTCACTTCACTTAAATGTGGACACAAACAGAACAGTGATGACTAGCAAAGTTAACATATGGAAAATTTTGAAACTAAATCATACAACCAGATAGATTTCGGCACCTACTACAACAGACTTCGATTTCACTAAGACCTTGTTTCAAACAACTGAAGCAATAAGAAGAAGATAAATCTGGACTGCACATAGTTATTGCATATACACTGAGCAAAATCTATCTTGGTGAGTTTTATGGACCCAAAGCTGTTCATATTTTACCTTTGACTTTATGACTTAATTTGTCAAAAAAGTTCCTTTCCTGCGCCTTgtactaattttttttccctAACACTCAACATAAATATTCCTAGAGACTGCATTGCACTTGATGGTTGTTGAATTAGTATAATGAATGCACTATAAAGTGTTGACATGCAGAACAAGTGATGACTGAAATTTCACCAACAGACACAAATAGAACAAGTGATGAGTGAAAATTTCGGCAGCACTTCCCTTAAATATGGACAACCTAAAATTTAATTTAGGTAATTACGTTAACTTTAACCTGTTTTAATTTCCAACATTCAATCGATTCACTATCCAATATCCAATAATCATCATCCGGGTGTTATCACAACTTATAAAGTAAATCCAAGGCTAAGACGATAGGAGTACATTCATACTACATAGCTTAGAAGTGGTATCTTAGAGTTGTGTTCCATGATACTTACCCACACAGCTTCTGCCTTAGCATTAACAAAGCGACCACCACTATCCGCATGAGTTTCATAGTAAACCTCAGATGGAGATGGATGATATCCCAGCTTCTTTTCCTATTAAATTGTACAAAAATACATCAACGCGGCAAAAAGCAAAGTGGAAATAACAACTGAAACCAGGCAGAACTAAACCATCATCATAAATAAATTCCATAACAATACGTAACTAAAACATAAAGATTATAACCTGAACAAAACTACGTACATAACCAGGATAGAAAGATCAAACATGAACATAACAGATCTTATATAAATTAAAGAAAGATGCACTATGATTCTCGGAAAGAAAGCATTACCAATTTTAGCCTCACTTCATCTGTAGATATGGATCCTTGTCGATGGTGAATCTTATGGTCTCCATTTCCATTCCTATTTTTCTTACATTGCtctgcttttttttttgttctcctCTTCTGATCTAATCCGAATCATTTCTTCCCTTACGGTAGGAGGACACCATTCAGCTTCGTAGCCAGGTTCATTGCACACCTTTGACACTATACCAGTAAGGCGCCTACTCACCTTAGATTTCCATCCCTTCTTAACAATCTTAGCTACTGATGGATCCCAAGAGAACTCGTGCTTCAGTTGAATATGCAAGGATGAAACAATTAGAAAGCAATCATTTGATAAAAATAAACATAACTAAATTGACATTATTGCTTATTAAGAGCTTATTTTCACAGTATGATTATACATGTAAACTTGAAACTTATGATGCTTGGATATAATGATATATGACTTTCTTTCCTTACTCATTTAGGTTTCTATTAAAGTATCGATTATTTTTTCTCGCGATGGAACAAAAAGAACAGAAGACAACTACATGATTAAACTTGTCGTGATGGTCCTAACCTTGACCAATAGGCTTCTTAATACGTCACTATATCGCAGAGCAGACtagaaattaataattattttatgatGTCGGTTTCCTACCAGTATCCCTCTTCTGAGAGCCCTACCAGTCGAGTTTGAAATGGTTGGAAAAAAAGAAAGTAGTATGCTCACAAAAACAACTGATTAGGCATATTATTTCACTCCTATAGTTTGAAATTTTGTACTAAGCATGTAAGTATGGTGTGTGTAAGTACAAGGGATCCAGAAGAGTTTGCATACTCCTATCCAAAACCTCCTAATTATATCAACCAGTAGCATAATTCATAAACCTAGGATAATATTAGGGTCAATAAGTTCATAAATCTTGCAAGTTCTAGTTTCTTAAATTTCATCAGCGAGGTCTATGACAAGTAGAAGCCAGGCAGCATTAAATAACAAACAAGTGCACAAAAATGCTCTTAAAATCTTAAAAAAGAGTAATAGACAAACCTTGAAAGTATTCCACCACCTCTGTTGAACTTGTGGTGGAGTCATCTTCCAATTGCAATAGGGTCCCTTAAAATATGACTTATAAGATGTAGCAGAAACCTTATTAACCACAGCACGATGGGAGAACCTGTTAGAAGGGAAAATATTAAAACTATCACATTCGCATAACTTACAtgtcaactttggtctaaacTTTTGCAGAACTTACACATGTCACTCTTTTCATTTTAGTTCGTCCAAATTAATAACTTAATTTGACATAGTAAATTatcacattaatacaactcaCCATAATCCATCAGGGTGCAACACATGTTCTTCCTTTTCAGGGTTGCCTGTCTCATCAGTTGTGTTTGTGATTGCCTCGTGATTATTGCCTACATTAGCATTGTGGAGGGGGTTAGTGTGGGGCACTTGATGGAGCACCTGGTGGACTGTGTTTGGCAATTGATGAACTGTGTTAGGTGCTTCCATTGTCATGTTTGTTGTTGCCTGGTGAAAAGTGTGATTGGTGCTTGCTGCTGCTTGGTGGCTGGTGGTGCTTGTTGTTGCCTGGATCACAGAACTAGGCACATGATGAAGCATGCTTGCTGTTGCACGGTACCCAGAATTACGCACAAAATTCAACGTGCTTTCTTCTGCCACATGCCCATAATTTGGCAGCCGATCTTGAGTCTCTTCACCCATAATATGAGTATTTATTAGGCCATTATAACGGTATCCCGGAGGTCGAATGATGGCACCCCTCCCATTCAAGCCACCTCTACGCCTGTATGACATCTGCATGTTGAAATTACCATACAAAATAACAAGCAAATCAGTAGAACAATGTCATAAAATAATCAGTAAAATAATCAGTAGAACAATGTCATAAAATAATCACTGAAATAATCAGCAAATCAGTAGAACAATGTCataaaataatcataaaaaataaCAAGCAAATCAGTAGAACAATTACCATAGAAAATATTAAAACCATACAAAATAACAAGCAAATCAACAACAAAGACAGCATACGAATATAATCAAACGCATTAGAATAACAGAACAAATCAACATCATAATAGCAAAATCAATAATAGAAAAGATGAGAACTAAAAGATTAGAACTAAGCAGAATCAAACACTAGCAAATCAGTAGAACAATGTCATAAAAAATAAGCATAAGTTTTTATCTTGCCCATCAATCATAAAATTATCTtgcttacaagaaaattcaataAACTCGTCGACTTTTTGTGCATAAGTTGAACTCAAAAAATTTCCATTAACCCTATTATACATCCATTCACGGTCTATCATTGTTATCTTCGTCCTACTGCAACATCATTTCATATTAGTTGGTTTTCTAACTCTTTTCACTACATAAACCTAGCATTCGTTAACAAATAAGATGAATATTTTAGCACTCTATAtattaaataaagaaaataaaataaaatcgatAATCAATCCATACAAACAAAAAATCATTCCATTTCAAAAAAATTGTAACCTTATTTCTCGTACACATGACAGTATAGATTAACAAATGTTGATTGCCTATTAGTCTTTCGAGAGGGGAACTTAAAAATCCGGACAACAAAACAATTAAGTACAATTTCTTCTGACCATGTTGTTTAAAGTCAAAGGGGGAGCtcataaataaaataaaccTAACAAAGATACGATTATGGCACGAATGACAATAAAAAAGATTTTGTCCGCCGTAATAAGGCAACTAGGCAAGTAAGATAACCAGGGAGTACATGATTCTATCAACTTATTATATTGCATTGAAAGATTTACAAACTACTTATAATACAAAGTTGAGTTAATTACGTACAAGAATAACCTTACTAAGGTAATAAGAATAATATACAGCTAACAAACCCTTAAAACAAGAGCCAGTCAAAGAAGAAAAAAGCCCATTTTGAGTATTCAATAATCTCTACAAGAAGTAACtgtcaattagttaagcaatttcGTGAAATCATGATAAAGGTACTAAAACTGTAATATACACCAGAGTTCTGCCTCTTCCTATTTGCTTTTATGTCCCTCTATCATGGTACTAGTATACCCTCTAATTTCTTCTTTCCCTTGGCTTTCCAACCTCCCCTTTGCATCAGGATTTTCAGTTGGTTTATCGGTTAAAACAACCATCTGTTGATTTGTTGAGGGTTTGAAGGATGGGGCACAGAATCAATGTTGGAAAAACAGGAAACTTCGGCAACAAGGGTCTTTTCTAAACCAATCTATCACAGTTTTACATTGGTGAATGTTAGCATGTACAAGATTAACCGGTTAACAGTAAACAACATGCCCAAATAGCTAGTTTCCGGTGAAAACTGCATAAAAATCAAACCTAACAACTTCCTCAAAACCCCAATCACTCTATTTTAATCATCACGCACAAAACAAGAacacccaaataaaaagggggaaaacccttaaaatcaacaaattataaaccctaatataacaacaacaacaacaacaacaacaacaacaacaacaacaacaacaacaacaacaacaacaacaaaaccaaAAACAGTCAGAAACAAGGAAATATTTGAACAACCATCCACCCAACACCAAACACAACAAAAATCATCAAAAGacaaaattatcaaaaaaattcaatcaatttatgaaattatcaaTTCAAAGGTAAGTATTATGAAGTAATCGGTTGCAAAAAAGTGGAATTTGTCAAAAGAATTGTACTTGAATAAGAAGAGAACCATACCCGAAGAACAAAAAGGGGAAGCACGAAACCCTAGCTAACACGACGCACCGAGGAGAGCGACAGAAAACGTGTAGATATCCACCAGAATTGCGAGTCCTCGGTGGAGAGAGACGCGGCAGACGGGTCAGTGCTATTTCGGTGATTTTTCTGAGTAGTGTGAGACTGAGCCCTAAAACTGAAAAGTAGAGAAGAAGGGAGGAAGAAGAGAGAGTGAAATATTTGAGTTTTGCGCAATTATTTTGACTTGTTGAGTAATGAAATAATATAGCGGGCAAAATGAATTTGAGCGGTTCATGAAATTTTCGTTTACTTCCTttcctaaaaataaaatttatttaaaaataaaataaatttagctaCGGATTTATATTTCGGTCTCTAGCTTTCAACGGAAATAAGTATTCCGTCTCTAGATTTAGCTacggattttccatttccgtCCATAAAAAAATCAGAAACAGAATATTATTTTTCCGTCCCTAATTTAGAAACGGATTAATTCCGTCTCTGATATTCCGTTGTTATACAGCCGATTTTTTGTAGTGGTATGTAAATATTCCTTATGTGTAACCGTAattatttttcatgaatttatcttatatgaatttatctgaacttatataaccgttattttttatgaaattaTCTTATATGAAATTATCTTAAATGACCTACGTATATAAATATCCCTTGCTGTTATTAGCGTTTGAAACCTTTCCTTATGTGACTCAAACATTTATCTCCGCAaccccattttgttgaggtATATCCGCACAAGTTCGATGCCGCACAATACCATGCTTGAGACCCATCATATGAGATTCTATTGCATCGTAGTAGTCGCTTTGTTGATAAATGATACCCACGTGGGTTAAATACATGTTTTGCTGAAACATGATCCTATCTCATCGATATCTTAATACCTCGTAATATGGCATAGAAAATCAGGATTTCGATAGCGTTTTTTTCTACTGCGAAGAtctttgttaatgttttttccCTGCCTCTTGAGTGCAAGAAACTTATTAATTTTCTCCTGCAGCTTATCTGAACACTTCTGTTTTGGTGGAGGTGGAAGAAATATTTGTAAAAAGTCTAAGTCAGATAATTGTCAAGAGTCAGCCTGATGGTTTGGTGTCATCGTCTGTATATTAGCATTTAGCAGTAGGCACACCAACTTCTTCATTAAGCTTCAAACCTTCTTCTTCGTCATTGTTCGAACCTCTCTCTCTAGTCTCTTCGCTGAGGCTCAGATTCTCTGTTGTCATCGTCTTCCTCTTCCTTCTTTTCAACATCTTCCATGTCTTCTGAATGTTTCTTAGTCAACGCCATTGGGGAAACTGAAAGGAAATTCAAGGTTCCAGAAACGAATAAACGACAAAAGCTTAACCAATATTATTCATAAATATAATTAcaaactatttatttatttatttatttttatacaacCAGAGAGTAGAGACCTTGCATTACTAAGATTCTAATTCTCGTATCGACCTAGCAACGTAACAGCACTGGGCGCCCAACCACCTATTGGTGAAGAGGACCGTCTTCCCTCTGTTTCGGATGCACAATGGTCCAAGTTACTGGCCATGTTTAATAATGCAAACGTTAATTCCTCCTCGACTCTCTCACACAGGTGAATCATCGACACAGGTTGCTCAAATCAAATGAGTGGCAATATATAAAACCTTATTCTCTGACATGAAAGATGTTATCCCTTCTCCAGTGGGTTTACCTAATGGTTAACAAGTAATGGCGACAAGGGAAGGAAGTGTCGTGTTGACCGATACATTGATTTTAACTGATTTACTATATGTTCCGGAGCTGAATTGAAATTTGATTTCTGTCTCACAATTACTTGCAAACTCCTTTTATCACACATTTACTGATAAGCTTTGTGTAGTACAGGACCACTATTCCAGGACCCTGATTGGAGCGGGTGAACAAAGTGATGGGGTATACTGGTTCAAGCCGAAGCGACTATCCAAGCTAATCAAACGTCAATGTTGGGGAAACATGAATTGTGGCATCAATAACTTGGACACCCCTCTCGGAAAGTTACCATGTTAAATTTCAGAGAAATACAAAATGGGTCTGGACAACATACCTAATAACGAGGAGGAGAGTACGTTCGATCCACTTATAAGTCAAATGGAGGTTCCACACTAAAACCAATTGACAATAGTGGGAGTGACTCAACAAGCTTATAAGGTAATATTTTCTCTCATCTTTCTTAAATATAGGATAACTCACATGTGGACAATATAAGGTCTTAACATATGACGAGCTAATAATTGATGTCAGGCGA
This genomic stretch from Spinacia oleracea cultivar Varoflay chromosome 3, BTI_SOV_V1, whole genome shotgun sequence harbors:
- the LOC110805981 gene encoding uncharacterized protein isoform X1, whose protein sequence is MQMSYRRRGGLNGRGAIIRPPGYRYNGLINTHIMGEETQDRLPNYGHVAEESTLNFVRNSGYRATASMLHHVPSSVIQATTSTTSHQAAASTNHTFHQATTNMTMEAPNTVHQLPNTVHQVLHQVPHTNPLHNANVGNNHEAITNTTDETGNPEKEEHVLHPDGLWFSHRAVVNKVSATSYKSYFKGPYCNWKMTPPQVQQRWWNTFKHEFSWDPSVAKIVKKGWKSKVSRRLTGIVSKVCNEPGYEAEWCPPTVREEMIRIRSEEENKKKSRAM
- the LOC110805981 gene encoding uncharacterized protein isoform X2 produces the protein MSYRRRGGLNGRGAIIRPPGYRYNGLINTHIMGEETQDRLPNYGHVAEESTLNFVRNSGYRATASMLHHVPSSVIQATTSTTSHQAAASTNHTFHQATTNMTMEAPNTVHQLPNTVHQVLHQVPHTNPLHNANVGNNHEAITNTTDETGNPEKEEHVLHPDGLWFSHRAVVNKVSATSYKSYFKGPYCNWKMTPPQVQQRWWNTFKHEFSWDPSVAKIVKKGWKSKVSRRLTGIVSKVCNEPGYEAEWCPPTVREEMIRIRSEEENKKKSRAM